In Neodiprion pinetum isolate iyNeoPine1 chromosome 6, iyNeoPine1.2, whole genome shotgun sequence, one genomic interval encodes:
- the LOC124221471 gene encoding protein TonB: MVSEVRLTVNTTQISKAIMFRFFLLTVVLATAKASYFSGGHGLSVQPKFLSQSVHLQEIPTKIIRITKTVAVKVPVPYPVKVPQHIPVPVPVNHPVAVPVPQIVKVPHHIPIEISKPVPYELQQQVPLLVSKPVPFPQPVAVPHPVAINKPVLYPVPHAVPYPQHSESTGYEQGGYSGGNDEGAGHGEQSYNSYTVESQGNDYDQGGHNSNYGNENFHGSQPDYSAQH; encoded by the exons ATGGTCAGTGAAGTTCGCCTCACTGTAAATACCACCCAAATCTCAAAAGCAATCATGTTCCGATTT TTTCTGTTGACGGTGGTTTTGGCCACGGCGAAGGCGTCTTACTTCTCTGGAGGTCACGGACTCTCAGTTCAACCAAAGTTCCTCTCGCAGTCTGTGCATCTCCAGGAAATACCCACTAAGATCATAAGGATCACAAAGACCGTGGCTGTCAAGGTTCCCGTGCCCTACCCAGTTAAG GTTCCTCAACACATCCCGGTTCCGGTACCGGTCAACCATCCAGTGGCAGTTCCGGTGCCTCAGATCGTGAAGGTGCCCCATCACATTCCGATCGAGATATCGAAGCCGGTACCTTACGAGCTCCAGCAACAGGTACCCCTCCTCGTCTCGAAGCCAGTACCTTTCCCGCAGCCAGTAGCAGTTCCACATCCGGTTGCCATAAACAAACCAGTCCTGTATCCGGTGCCCCATGCGGTACCTTACCCACAGCACAGTGAGTCGACCGGTTACGAGCAAGGTGGATACAGCGGTGGGAACGACGAAGGTGCCGGCCATGGAGAACAGAGCTACAATTCATACACCGTTGAGTCTCAGGGGAACGATTATGATCAGGGTGGCCACAACTCAAATtacggaaatgaaaatttccatgGATCTCAGCCGGACTACTCGGCCCAGCACTGA